The following proteins are encoded in a genomic region of Dyadobacter sp. UC 10:
- a CDS encoding co-chaperone GroES, translated as MSTLAEIQVNVQPLADRVLVEPAPAEEKTAFGIIIPDTAKEKPQRGTVVAVGPGKKDEPLTVKVGDTVLYGKYSGTELAYEGKDILIMRESDIYAIIG; from the coding sequence ATGTCAACTTTAGCAGAAATACAAGTGAACGTACAACCTCTGGCTGACCGTGTTCTTGTAGAACCAGCCCCAGCCGAAGAAAAAACTGCATTTGGTATCATTATCCCTGATACTGCAAAAGAAAAGCCACAACGCGGAACAGTAGTTGCGGTTGGTCCAGGTAAAAAGGATGAGCCACTTACAGTGAAAGTAGGTGATACTGTATTGTATGGTAAGTATTCAGGTACTGAGTTAGCATACGAAGGAAAGGATATCCTGATTATGCGCGAATCAGACATTTACGCCATCATCGGTTAA